A portion of the Scylla paramamosain isolate STU-SP2022 chromosome 2, ASM3559412v1, whole genome shotgun sequence genome contains these proteins:
- the LOC135114680 gene encoding uncharacterized protein LOC135114680, with protein MMSNSCTRQVLGGILRQAVSHHLGQWWAREWAGWWWLTGVIVTTAYTTNLVAFLTVPVFPRRIETVEQLATSNLRVAMQDYGSFVPDALRASPDPALYKLGANLDLFPYVYLNYEVGFSWVSNRTHGLVETRSYLAYVVSLHNVSGATYVMKETVRIESCDFVERDEVISVALTYTFPCTSLGDLHSTASTTALCLGEFLIFILCPQFSQF; from the exons ATGATGAGTAATTCGTGTACGCGGCAGGTGTTGGGAGGCATCCTGCGACAAGCGGTGAGCCACCATCTGGGGCAGTGGTGGGCGCGGGAGTGGGCGGGATGGTGGTGGCTGACCGGTGTCATTGTCACCACTGCTTACACCACCAATCTAGTCGCTTTCCTCACCGTGCCAGTCTTCCCACGCCGCATCGAGACCGTCGAGCAACTTGCCACGTCAAATCTCAG AGTGGCGATGCAGGACTACGGCAGCTTCGTGCCTGATGCGCTGCGGGCCTCGCCGGATCCCGCCCTTTACAAGCTAGGGGCCAATTTAGATCTGTTCCCTTACGTGTACCTCAACTACGAGGTGGGCTTCTCGTGGGTGTCCAACAGAACCCACGGCCTGGTGGAGACGCGCTCCTACCTGGCCTAcgtggtctcgctgcacaaCGTGAGCGGCGCCACCTACGTCATGAAGGAGACGGTGAGGATTGAAAGCTGCGACTTTGTAGAACGCGACGAGGTCATTTCAGTTGCACTCACATATACTTTTCCCTGCACGAGTCTTGGCGATTTGCACAGTACTGCCTCTACTACGGCATTGTGTCTCGGCGAATTCTTGATTTTCATTCTTTGTCCACAATTTAGCCAATTTTGA